Proteins encoded by one window of Luteimonas yindakuii:
- a CDS encoding DUF484 family protein, with protein MSETVEKISAHEVAAWLRRHPKFLQQFPDLAMTLVVPREDGPAASLAGYQLEVLRDKNRELSRRLHDLFAISQENERLAVRTHQLTLALMRQTTPAGTVRALAASLAEDFNGDLVRVVLFAPVAGLEDTDWVQVVPREDALLRPFVDALREGEPLCGRLHPDKQSLLYGARVEDVQSTALLPLDAIGLIAVGSRDANRFYPGMGTLFLRMMGEAFAAAMQRFAP; from the coding sequence ATGAGCGAGACCGTCGAGAAGATCAGCGCGCACGAGGTGGCCGCCTGGCTGCGCCGCCATCCGAAGTTCCTGCAGCAGTTCCCGGACCTCGCGATGACCCTGGTGGTGCCGCGCGAGGACGGCCCCGCCGCTTCGCTGGCGGGATACCAGCTGGAAGTGCTGCGCGACAAGAACCGCGAGCTCTCGCGGCGCCTGCACGACCTGTTCGCGATCTCGCAGGAGAACGAACGCCTGGCGGTGCGCACGCACCAGCTCACCCTGGCGCTGATGCGGCAGACGACGCCCGCCGGTACGGTACGCGCGCTGGCGGCGTCATTGGCCGAGGACTTCAACGGCGACCTGGTGCGCGTGGTCCTGTTCGCACCTGTGGCGGGACTCGAGGACACCGACTGGGTGCAGGTGGTGCCGCGCGAGGACGCACTGCTGCGGCCGTTCGTCGACGCACTGCGCGAGGGCGAACCGCTGTGCGGACGCCTGCACCCGGACAAGCAGTCGCTGCTGTACGGCGCGCGGGTCGAGGACGTGCAGTCCACCGCGCTGTTGCCGCTGGATGCCATCGGCCTGATCGCCGTCGGCAGCCGCGACGCCAACCGCTTCTACCCCGGCATGGGCACGCTGTTCCTGCGCATGATGGGCGAAGCCTTCGCCGCCGCCATGCAGCGCTTCGCCCCCTGA
- the lptM gene encoding LPS translocon maturation chaperone LptM, which produces MNRSLLPLSAACLVALCLALSACGNKGDLFLPPPEPAVVDDAATPAEPPADDADDLPPVDGDGDTPPVDGSGIVPVPTGAAEGDTTPPTGDGDGAA; this is translated from the coding sequence ATGAATCGAAGCCTCCTGCCGCTCTCCGCGGCCTGCCTCGTGGCGCTGTGTCTGGCGCTGTCCGCCTGTGGCAACAAGGGCGATCTGTTCCTGCCACCGCCGGAGCCGGCCGTGGTCGACGACGCCGCCACGCCGGCCGAGCCGCCTGCCGACGACGCCGATGACCTGCCGCCCGTCGACGGCGATGGCGACACGCCGCCGGTGGACGGCAGCGGCATCGTGCCGGTGCCGACCGGCGCGGCCGAAGGCGATACGACGCCGCCGACCGGGGACGGCGACGGCGCCGCGTGA
- a CDS encoding S9 family peptidase: MKHLSLLATALLMTASLHAADLPTPPDAARQPHQVRAPHGAVRADDYYWLRDDKREARPVIDYLQAENAYADAVMAPLQDLQGALYEEIVGRIRQDDSSVPYRERGWWYYSRFEAGKDYPVYARRRDGDGVDAAGLLAANDSGRFDGEQVLLDVNTLAEGKDYYNVGDYAVSQDNRLLAYAEDTNGRRQYTVRFRNLDTGEDYLDTITGVSANLVWADDNRTLFYVENDPETLLTVRVKKHVLGTPVADDVLVYEEEDDSFYMGIDRTRDDRYIVIGVGSTVSDELRYAPADNPQTFTVLAPRERDLEYDADHHGGRWVIRTNADGAANFKLVTAPTGATTRAQWTDWVGHRDDVFIEGFELFDGFAAIDERSDALERVRVLKADGSEQHVAADEPAYSMGLSVNAEPDTQWLRYSYTSLTTPATTYEVNVATGERRTLKQQPVIGYDASKYVTERIWSEARDGTRVPVSLVYRKGFEKNGQAALLQYAYGSYGSSMDPGFNLPVVSLLDRGMVYAIAHIRGGQEMGRRWYDDGKLFNKINTFTDFIDVTRDLVARGYAAKDRVAGYGGSAGGLLMGAVANMAPQDYRVILSQVPFVDVVTTMLDPTIPLTTNEYDEWGNPEQQDAYDYMLSYSPYDNLSAQAYPAMFVGTGLWDSQVQYWEPAKYVAKLRDLDTGDAPIVFRTNMDAGHGGKSGRFRRYRELSEMYAFLLAQLDVEH; this comes from the coding sequence ATGAAGCATCTCTCCCTGCTGGCCACCGCACTGCTCATGACCGCATCCCTGCACGCCGCCGATCTGCCCACGCCGCCTGACGCCGCACGCCAACCGCACCAGGTGCGCGCGCCGCACGGTGCGGTGCGTGCGGACGACTACTACTGGCTGCGTGACGATAAGCGCGAGGCGAGGCCGGTCATCGACTACCTGCAGGCCGAGAACGCCTATGCCGACGCGGTGATGGCACCGTTGCAGGACCTGCAGGGCGCGCTGTACGAGGAGATCGTCGGCCGCATCCGCCAGGACGACAGCTCGGTGCCGTACCGCGAGCGCGGCTGGTGGTACTACTCGCGCTTCGAGGCCGGGAAGGACTATCCGGTCTACGCGCGCCGCCGCGATGGCGACGGCGTCGACGCCGCCGGCCTGCTGGCCGCCAACGATTCCGGCCGCTTCGACGGCGAGCAGGTCCTGCTCGACGTCAACACGCTGGCCGAGGGCAAGGACTACTACAACGTCGGCGACTACGCGGTCAGCCAGGACAACCGCCTGCTCGCCTATGCCGAGGACACCAACGGCCGCCGCCAGTACACGGTGCGCTTCCGCAACCTCGACACCGGCGAGGACTACCTCGACACCATCACCGGCGTGTCGGCGAACCTCGTCTGGGCCGATGACAACCGCACGCTGTTCTACGTCGAGAACGACCCCGAGACGCTGCTGACCGTGCGGGTGAAGAAGCACGTGCTGGGCACCCCGGTGGCCGATGACGTGCTGGTCTACGAAGAGGAGGACGACAGCTTCTACATGGGCATCGACCGTACCCGCGACGACCGCTACATCGTCATCGGCGTCGGCAGCACGGTGTCCGACGAGCTGCGCTATGCACCGGCCGACAATCCGCAGACGTTCACCGTGCTCGCTCCGCGCGAACGCGATCTCGAATACGACGCCGACCACCATGGCGGGCGCTGGGTGATCCGCACCAACGCCGATGGCGCCGCCAACTTCAAGCTGGTGACCGCGCCCACTGGCGCGACGACGCGTGCGCAGTGGACGGACTGGGTCGGGCATCGCGATGACGTCTTCATCGAAGGTTTCGAACTGTTCGATGGCTTCGCCGCGATCGACGAGCGTTCCGACGCGCTCGAACGCGTGCGCGTGCTCAAGGCCGATGGCAGCGAGCAGCACGTTGCCGCCGACGAGCCGGCATATTCGATGGGCCTGAGCGTCAATGCCGAGCCGGACACGCAGTGGCTGCGCTACAGCTACACCTCGCTGACCACGCCGGCGACGACCTACGAGGTCAATGTCGCCACCGGCGAGCGCCGCACGCTCAAGCAGCAGCCGGTGATCGGCTACGACGCGTCGAAATACGTGACCGAGCGCATCTGGAGCGAGGCCCGCGACGGCACCAGGGTTCCGGTGTCGCTGGTCTACCGCAAGGGCTTCGAGAAGAACGGCCAGGCCGCGCTGCTGCAGTACGCCTACGGCAGCTACGGCTCGTCGATGGACCCGGGCTTCAACCTGCCGGTGGTGAGCCTGCTCGATCGCGGCATGGTCTATGCCATCGCCCACATCCGCGGTGGCCAGGAGATGGGCCGTCGCTGGTACGACGACGGCAAGCTGTTCAACAAGATCAACACCTTCACCGACTTCATCGACGTCACCCGCGACCTGGTCGCGCGCGGCTACGCGGCAAAGGACCGCGTCGCCGGCTACGGCGGCAGTGCCGGTGGCCTGCTGATGGGCGCGGTCGCCAACATGGCGCCGCAGGACTACCGGGTGATCCTGTCGCAGGTGCCGTTCGTCGACGTGGTCACGACGATGCTCGACCCCACGATCCCGCTGACCACCAACGAATACGACGAGTGGGGCAACCCGGAGCAGCAGGACGCCTACGACTACATGCTGTCGTACTCGCCCTACGACAACCTCAGTGCCCAGGCGTATCCGGCGATGTTCGTCGGCACCGGCCTGTGGGATTCGCAGGTGCAGTACTGGGAGCCGGCGAAGTACGTGGCGAAGCTGCGCGACCTCGACACCGGCGACGCGCCGATCGTGTTCCGCACCAACATGGATGCCGGCCACGGCGGCAAGTCCGGCCGCTTCCGCCGCTACCGCGAACTGTCGGAGATGTACGCCTTCCTGCTGGCGCAGCTCGACGTCGAGCACTGA
- the hslV gene encoding ATP-dependent protease subunit HslV gives MDPSQNPNVFHATTIVSIRRGGKVVVAGDGQVTLGNTVMKGNARKVRRLGDGKVLAGFAGAAADAFTLFELFEIKLQQHGGQLVRAAVELVKDWRTDRRYGKLEALLAVADSESSLIISGNGDIIEPDDGIIAIGSGGSYALSAARALLAHTDLDARSVAVEALNIAGDICIYTNRNIVVEEL, from the coding sequence ATGGACCCCAGCCAGAATCCCAACGTCTTCCACGCCACCACCATCGTGTCGATCCGCAGGGGCGGCAAGGTGGTCGTCGCCGGCGATGGCCAGGTCACGCTTGGCAACACCGTGATGAAGGGCAATGCGCGCAAGGTGCGCCGGCTAGGCGATGGCAAGGTGCTTGCCGGCTTCGCCGGTGCCGCCGCCGATGCGTTCACGCTGTTCGAGCTGTTCGAGATCAAGTTGCAGCAGCATGGCGGCCAGCTCGTGCGTGCCGCGGTGGAGCTGGTCAAGGACTGGCGCACCGACCGCCGCTACGGAAAGCTCGAAGCACTGCTCGCAGTTGCCGACAGCGAGAGCTCGCTGATCATCAGCGGCAACGGCGACATCATCGAACCCGACGACGGCATCATCGCCATCGGTTCCGGCGGCTCCTACGCACTGTCCGCCGCGCGCGCATTGCTTGCGCATACCGACCTCGACGCACGCAGCGTCGCCGTCGAGGCACTCAACATCGCCGGCGACATCTGCATCTACACCAACCGCAACATCGTCGTCGAAGAGCTTTGA
- the xerC gene encoding tyrosine recombinase XerC, translated as MREDAATPVPLPADVTAFLEHLRVEKHVSAHTLDAYRRDLQALAGWAHTQGMGPADVANAGVRAFVAAEHRRGLSPKSLQRRLSACRSFFRWLLRHGRIEADPCTGVRAPKAARRLPEVLDPDEAKALVEVDTAAPLGRRDRAMLELFYSSGLRVSELCALRWRDLDLDDGLVSVLGKGSRQRLVPVGSYAVRALVDWAGEGGASADAPVFPGRGGRPITPRAVQLRMRQLAQRQGLFKRVHPHLLRHSFASHVLESSGDLRGVQELLGHADIATTQIYTHLDFGHLSKVYDAAHPRAKRRRD; from the coding sequence ATGCGTGAGGACGCCGCCACCCCCGTGCCACTGCCGGCCGACGTGACCGCGTTCCTCGAACACCTGCGCGTCGAGAAGCACGTGTCCGCGCACACCCTCGACGCCTACCGACGCGACCTGCAGGCGCTCGCGGGCTGGGCGCACACGCAGGGCATGGGGCCGGCGGACGTGGCCAATGCCGGCGTGCGTGCATTCGTCGCCGCCGAACACCGCCGTGGGCTGTCGCCAAAAAGCCTGCAGCGGCGGCTGTCGGCGTGCCGGAGTTTCTTCCGCTGGCTGCTGCGGCATGGGCGGATCGAGGCCGACCCCTGCACCGGCGTGCGTGCGCCCAAGGCGGCGCGGCGCCTGCCCGAAGTGCTCGACCCGGACGAGGCGAAGGCGCTGGTGGAGGTCGATACCGCGGCGCCGCTGGGTCGGCGCGACCGCGCGATGCTGGAGCTGTTCTATTCGTCCGGCCTGCGTGTGTCGGAACTGTGCGCGCTGCGCTGGCGTGACCTCGACCTCGACGATGGGCTGGTGAGCGTGCTCGGCAAGGGCAGCCGCCAGCGCCTGGTGCCGGTTGGCTCGTACGCGGTGCGCGCGCTCGTCGACTGGGCGGGCGAGGGCGGTGCGAGCGCCGATGCGCCGGTGTTTCCCGGTCGTGGCGGCCGGCCGATCACCCCGCGCGCGGTGCAGTTGCGCATGCGCCAACTCGCCCAGCGCCAGGGCCTGTTCAAGCGCGTGCACCCGCACCTGCTGCGGCATTCGTTCGCCAGCCACGTGCTGGAATCCTCCGGCGACCTGCGCGGCGTGCAGGAGCTGCTCGGCCACGCCGACATCGCCACCACCCAGATCTACACCCATCTCGATTTCGGCCACCTCTCGAAGGTCTACGACGCCGCGCACCCGCGGGCCAAGCGGCGCCGCGACTGA
- a CDS encoding type II toxin-antitoxin system prevent-host-death family antitoxin: MSLPLKLDSLDDLPRAPASDVKKLGWRGVMRAVAREGRLAVTNHNLPEAVILSADEYDAILRALAAAGAPERSALEELRTRFDERLAALQAADAGARLRAVMDAPATLDGKVRAGRPG, from the coding sequence ATGTCCCTGCCCCTGAAGCTCGACAGCCTCGACGACCTTCCGCGCGCACCCGCATCCGACGTCAAGAAGCTCGGCTGGCGCGGCGTCATGCGCGCCGTCGCCCGCGAAGGCCGGCTGGCGGTGACCAACCACAACCTGCCCGAGGCGGTGATCCTGTCCGCCGACGAGTACGACGCCATCCTCCGCGCGCTCGCGGCCGCCGGCGCTCCGGAACGCAGTGCGCTGGAGGAACTGCGGACACGTTTCGACGAACGCCTCGCGGCATTGCAGGCCGCCGATGCCGGCGCGCGCCTGCGCGCGGTGATGGACGCCCCGGCCACGCTGGATGGCAAGGTGCGCGCGGGCCGCCCGGGTTGA
- the dapF gene encoding diaminopimelate epimerase, which produces MTGLRFSKMHGAGNDFVVLDLRGGRPPPAAALCRALADRHTGVGCDQILTIEPPRQAGSVAAYGIWNSDGSPSQQCGNGARCVAAWLRRDGAADAVAFRLDSPAGTHAVDDLGGGRFRVALGVPAFMPASVPLAGFDAPQDRYVLDVDGAGVEFGAVSMGNPHAVIEVEDVDTAPVRTLGPALQRRPAFPDSANVGFAQVLDRTHVRVRVYERGAGETRACGSGASAAAAVLMRRGRIERAVEVDLPGGTLRIDWPRDDAELTMAGPAAFVFEGEWIA; this is translated from the coding sequence ATGACCGGCCTGCGTTTCAGCAAGATGCACGGGGCCGGCAACGATTTCGTGGTACTGGACCTGCGCGGCGGCCGTCCGCCGCCGGCCGCGGCGCTGTGCCGTGCACTGGCCGACCGCCACACCGGCGTCGGCTGCGACCAGATCCTGACGATCGAGCCGCCGCGCCAGGCGGGCTCGGTGGCCGCATACGGCATCTGGAACAGCGATGGCTCGCCCTCGCAGCAGTGCGGCAACGGTGCGCGTTGCGTGGCCGCGTGGCTGCGCCGCGACGGCGCGGCCGATGCCGTGGCGTTCCGGCTCGACAGCCCCGCCGGCACCCATGCCGTCGACGACCTCGGCGGCGGCCGTTTCCGCGTCGCGCTCGGAGTGCCCGCGTTCATGCCCGCATCGGTGCCGCTGGCCGGCTTCGATGCGCCGCAGGACCGCTACGTGCTCGACGTCGATGGCGCAGGGGTCGAATTCGGTGCGGTGTCGATGGGCAACCCGCACGCGGTGATCGAGGTGGAGGACGTCGACACCGCGCCGGTGCGCACGCTCGGGCCCGCATTGCAGCGGCGGCCGGCCTTCCCGGATTCGGCGAACGTCGGCTTCGCCCAGGTGCTCGATCGCACCCACGTGCGCGTGCGGGTGTACGAGCGCGGTGCCGGCGAGACCCGCGCCTGCGGCAGTGGCGCCAGCGCCGCGGCGGCGGTGCTGATGCGGCGCGGCCGCATCGAGCGCGCGGTCGAGGTCGACCTGCCGGGCGGCACGCTGCGGATCGACTGGCCGCGCGACGACGCCGAACTGACCATGGCCGGACCGGCCGCATTCGTATTCGAAGGGGAGTGGATCGCATGA
- the hslU gene encoding ATP-dependent protease ATPase subunit HslU — MTPREIVQELDRHIVGQNAAKRAVAIALRNRWRRAQLPDELRNEVMPKNILMIGPTGVGKTEIARRLATLANAPFVKVEATRFTEVGYVGKDVEQIIRDLADTAVKLYREQAKQRVRTQAEERAEDRILDALLPRREAPAQAFGFGAQPSTTVDIGAEPSARESETRQKLRRQLRAGELDEREIELDLAASAAGMDIMTPPGMEEMGQQLRQMFANLGGGRTHKRKLAIKAARPLLVEEEAGKLVNEDDVREVAIEACEQHGIVFIDEIDKVARRSEGGVAGGDVSREGVQRDLLPLVEGSTVSTKYGSVKTDHILFIASGAFHMSKPSDLVPELQGRFPIRVELSALTKEDFVRILTEPKAALTTQYVELLRTEGVELTFADDAVDRLAEIAAQVNETQENIGARRLHTVLERLLDSLSFEAPDKGGTITIDRAYVDAHLGELVKDQDLSRYIL; from the coding sequence ATGACCCCGCGCGAGATCGTGCAGGAACTCGACCGCCACATCGTCGGCCAGAACGCTGCCAAGCGCGCGGTCGCCATCGCGCTGCGCAACCGCTGGCGCCGCGCGCAGCTGCCGGACGAGCTGCGCAACGAGGTCATGCCGAAGAACATCCTGATGATCGGTCCCACCGGCGTCGGCAAGACCGAGATCGCGCGGCGGCTGGCGACACTGGCCAACGCGCCGTTCGTGAAGGTCGAGGCCACGCGCTTCACCGAGGTCGGCTACGTCGGCAAGGATGTCGAACAGATCATCCGCGACCTCGCCGACACCGCGGTCAAGCTGTATCGCGAACAGGCCAAGCAGCGCGTGCGCACCCAGGCCGAGGAGCGTGCCGAGGACCGCATCCTCGATGCGCTGCTGCCGCGTCGCGAGGCACCCGCGCAGGCGTTCGGCTTCGGCGCGCAGCCGAGCACGACGGTCGACATCGGCGCCGAGCCGTCGGCCAGGGAATCGGAGACCCGGCAGAAGCTGCGCCGCCAGCTGCGTGCCGGCGAACTCGACGAGCGCGAGATCGAGCTCGACCTCGCCGCCTCCGCCGCCGGCATGGACATCATGACCCCGCCGGGCATGGAGGAAATGGGCCAGCAGCTGCGGCAGATGTTCGCCAACCTTGGCGGCGGCAGGACGCACAAGCGCAAACTGGCGATCAAGGCCGCGCGCCCGCTTCTGGTCGAGGAAGAGGCCGGCAAGCTGGTCAACGAGGACGACGTGCGCGAGGTCGCGATCGAGGCCTGCGAACAGCACGGCATCGTTTTCATCGACGAGATCGACAAGGTCGCGCGCCGCAGCGAGGGCGGTGTGGCCGGCGGCGACGTCAGCCGCGAAGGCGTGCAGCGCGACCTGCTGCCGCTGGTGGAAGGCTCGACCGTCAGCACCAAGTACGGTTCGGTCAAGACCGACCACATCCTGTTCATCGCATCGGGCGCGTTCCACATGTCCAAGCCCAGCGACCTGGTGCCGGAGCTGCAGGGCCGCTTCCCGATCCGCGTCGAGCTGAGCGCGCTGACCAAGGAAGACTTCGTGCGCATCCTCACCGAGCCGAAGGCCGCGCTGACCACGCAGTACGTCGAACTGCTGCGCACCGAGGGCGTCGAGCTCACGTTCGCCGATGATGCCGTCGACCGCCTCGCCGAGATCGCCGCGCAGGTCAACGAGACGCAGGAGAACATCGGTGCCCGCCGCCTGCACACCGTGCTCGAGCGCCTGCTCGACAGCCTCAGCTTCGAGGCACCCGACAAGGGCGGCACGATCACCATCGACCGCGCCTACGTCGATGCGCACCTCGGCGAGCTGGTGAAGGACCAGGACCTGAGCCGCTACATCCTCTGA
- a CDS encoding prolyl oligopeptidase family serine peptidase — MPNLTRLCLAAGLALGFAAGAHAQEGADVADPHQWLEEVEGDRALAWVREQNAKAEAELAATPEFKRLEADLLAIYDSDDRIPAVYKQGEYYYNFWRDRNHERGIWRRTTLDEYRKPRPQWEVLLDLDALNRAEGENWVWHGADCLRPRLSTEPYSRCLVALSRGGADADVSREFDLSTKQWVDGGFFRPEAKGGLSWIDRDNVYIYTDFGDGSMTSSGYPRIVKQWTRGTPVEQATVVYEGRADDMYIAAMRDHTPGFERDFVSRTIAFYNDELYLRNADGTLTKIDAPNSTNKRVHREWLTLELREPLEAGGRSYPAGSLLAAKFDDYMAGKREFQVLFEPTDTTSLAGATFTRNHVVLNVLDDVKNRLSVLTAGPDGWTRGEFAGAPEFGTVAVSAVDSDESDALWMTVTDYLTPSTLSLVEPGRAPETLKTMPTFFDASTHEIEQHFATSKDGTRVPYFLVRPKDMALDGSNPTLLYGYGGFEISLTPGYSGGVGKGWLEQGGAYAVANIRGGGEYGPRWHQAALKQNRHKAYEDFAAVAQDMIDRKVTSPGHLGIRGGSNGGLLTGNMLTQYPELFGAVVIQVPLLDMQRYHKLLAGASWMAEYGNPDVAAEWEFIRTFSPYHLFDAAKDYPPTLILTSTRDDRVHPGHARKMHALMSEAGKDVRYYENIEGGHGGAANNRQAAHMDALYYTFLWQHLK, encoded by the coding sequence ATGCCGAATCTCACTCGACTCTGCCTCGCCGCCGGCCTGGCGCTGGGTTTTGCCGCTGGCGCGCACGCGCAGGAGGGTGCCGACGTGGCCGATCCGCACCAATGGCTGGAGGAGGTCGAAGGCGACCGCGCGCTGGCCTGGGTCCGCGAGCAGAACGCGAAGGCCGAGGCCGAACTGGCCGCCACGCCGGAGTTCAAGCGCCTGGAGGCCGACCTGCTGGCGATCTACGACTCCGACGACCGCATCCCGGCCGTCTACAAGCAGGGCGAGTACTACTACAACTTCTGGCGTGATCGGAACCACGAGCGCGGCATCTGGCGCCGCACCACGCTCGACGAATACCGCAAGCCGCGGCCACAGTGGGAAGTGCTGCTCGACCTCGATGCGCTCAACAGGGCCGAGGGCGAGAACTGGGTCTGGCACGGCGCCGACTGCCTGCGTCCCCGGCTCTCCACCGAACCGTACAGCCGCTGCCTGGTTGCGTTGTCGCGCGGCGGTGCCGATGCCGACGTCAGCCGCGAATTCGACCTGTCGACGAAGCAGTGGGTCGACGGGGGCTTCTTCCGCCCGGAGGCCAAGGGCGGCCTGAGCTGGATCGATCGCGACAACGTCTACATCTACACCGATTTCGGCGACGGCTCGATGACCAGTTCGGGCTATCCGCGCATCGTCAAGCAGTGGACGCGCGGCACGCCGGTGGAGCAGGCCACCGTGGTCTATGAAGGCCGCGCCGACGACATGTACATCGCCGCGATGCGCGACCACACGCCGGGCTTCGAGCGTGACTTCGTCAGCCGCACGATCGCCTTCTACAACGACGAGCTGTACCTGCGGAATGCCGACGGCACGCTGACGAAGATCGACGCGCCGAACTCCACCAACAAGCGCGTCCATCGCGAGTGGCTGACGCTGGAACTGCGCGAGCCGCTGGAAGCGGGCGGCCGCAGCTATCCGGCGGGTTCGCTGCTGGCGGCGAAGTTCGACGACTACATGGCCGGCAAGCGCGAATTCCAGGTGCTGTTCGAGCCCACCGACACGACCTCGCTCGCCGGCGCGACCTTCACCCGCAATCACGTCGTGCTCAACGTGCTCGACGACGTCAAGAACCGGCTCAGCGTGCTGACCGCCGGCCCCGACGGCTGGACCCGCGGCGAGTTCGCGGGCGCGCCGGAATTCGGCACCGTGGCCGTATCGGCCGTCGACAGCGATGAATCCGACGCGCTGTGGATGACCGTCACCGACTACCTCACCCCGAGCACGCTGTCGCTGGTCGAGCCCGGCAGGGCGCCGGAAACGCTCAAGACCATGCCGACGTTCTTCGACGCGTCGACGCATGAGATCGAGCAGCACTTCGCGACCTCGAAGGACGGCACCCGCGTGCCGTACTTCCTGGTGCGGCCGAAGGACATGGCGCTCGACGGCAGCAACCCGACGCTGCTGTACGGCTACGGCGGCTTCGAGATCTCGCTGACCCCCGGCTATTCCGGCGGCGTCGGCAAGGGCTGGCTGGAGCAGGGTGGTGCGTACGCCGTGGCCAACATCCGCGGCGGTGGCGAGTACGGCCCGCGCTGGCACCAGGCCGCGCTCAAGCAGAACCGCCACAAGGCCTACGAGGATTTCGCCGCCGTCGCCCAGGACATGATCGACCGCAAGGTCACCTCGCCCGGGCACCTCGGCATCCGCGGCGGCAGCAACGGCGGGCTCCTCACCGGCAACATGCTCACGCAGTACCCGGAGCTGTTCGGCGCGGTGGTGATCCAGGTGCCGCTGCTGGACATGCAGCGCTACCACAAGCTGCTGGCGGGCGCGTCGTGGATGGCCGAATACGGCAACCCCGACGTGGCGGCGGAGTGGGAATTCATCCGCACCTTCTCGCCGTACCACCTGTTCGATGCGGCGAAGGATTACCCGCCGACGCTGATCCTCACCTCCACCCGCGACGACCGCGTCCACCCCGGGCATGCGCGCAAGATGCACGCGCTGATGAGCGAGGCCGGCAAGGACGTGCGCTACTACGAGAACATCGAGGGTGGCCACGGCGGTGCCGCCAACAACCGCCAGGCCGCGCACATGGATGCGCTGTACTACACCTTCCTCTGGCAGCACCTGAAGTAA
- a CDS encoding YbaN family protein — MQARTRFRWAWWLLAYVSLGLGLVGVFVPGLPTTVFILIAAWAAARGSDRLRRRLLAHPHFGPAIVDWERHGAVARRGKWMATAVMAACALVLLVVMPLFAAHRWWMTALPIACMACVGAWLWCRPEPPASPPRA, encoded by the coding sequence ATGCAAGCGCGCACCCGTTTCCGCTGGGCCTGGTGGCTGCTGGCCTACGTCAGCCTCGGGCTCGGCCTGGTCGGCGTGTTCGTGCCCGGGTTGCCGACCACGGTGTTCATCCTGATCGCGGCCTGGGCCGCGGCGCGCGGCTCCGATCGCCTGCGTCGCCGGCTGCTCGCGCATCCGCACTTCGGTCCGGCCATCGTCGACTGGGAACGGCACGGGGCCGTCGCCCGCCGCGGCAAATGGATGGCAACCGCGGTGATGGCGGCCTGCGCGCTGGTGCTGCTGGTGGTGATGCCGCTGTTCGCCGCGCACCGCTGGTGGATGACCGCGCTGCCGATCGCCTGCATGGCCTGCGTGGGGGCCTGGCTGTGGTGCCGGCCCGAGCCGCCGGCATCACCTCCACGGGCCTGA
- a CDS encoding AAA family ATPase, protein MARCARAARVERGPGPATRRRQPSRLTMPRPVLYVLAGVNGAGKSSIGGHLLQRAGLTWFNPDEFARELAQRTGCAMADANAAAWQEGMRRLDAALAAGHDHAFETTLGGTTVSLRIAQAARSHDVLMWYCGLSSPEQHIARVQARVAAGGHDIPEAMIRARWTRARENLVALMPRLARLRVYDNSTDVAPGAVIPDPTLVLEMAAGRTVRPRPDHLEDLAATPEWARPLVEAALQRGL, encoded by the coding sequence ATGGCAAGGTGCGCGCGGGCCGCCCGGGTTGAACGCGGACCAGGGCCGGCCACGCGCCGACGGCAACCTTCGCGACTGACGATGCCGCGTCCGGTCCTCTACGTACTGGCCGGCGTCAACGGCGCCGGCAAGAGTTCGATCGGCGGCCACCTGCTGCAGCGCGCCGGGCTCACCTGGTTCAACCCGGACGAGTTCGCCCGCGAGCTGGCCCAGCGCACCGGCTGCGCCATGGCCGACGCCAACGCCGCTGCCTGGCAGGAAGGCATGCGCCGGCTTGATGCCGCGCTCGCCGCCGGTCACGACCACGCCTTCGAAACGACCCTCGGCGGCACCACCGTCTCCCTGCGCATCGCGCAGGCTGCGCGCAGCCACGATGTCCTGATGTGGTACTGCGGCCTGTCCTCCCCGGAACAGCACATCGCCCGGGTGCAGGCCCGCGTGGCCGCAGGCGGGCACGACATCCCCGAAGCGATGATCCGAGCGCGCTGGACCCGCGCCCGCGAGAACCTGGTCGCCCTGATGCCGCGACTGGCGCGATTACGGGTCTACGACAACAGCACCGATGTCGCGCCCGGCGCGGTCATTCCCGATCCCACACTGGTCCTCGAGATGGCCGCTGGCCGCACTGTCCGGCCGCGCCCGGATCACCTCGAGGACCTTGCGGCCACGCCGGAGTGGGCACGACCACTTGTGGAAGCCGCGTTGCAGCGCGGCCTCTGA